One stretch of Tistrella mobilis DNA includes these proteins:
- a CDS encoding nuclear transport factor 2 family protein, whose protein sequence is MIRTAETDTALRGRVRDLYDAYYDTLDDVRLADWPDFFLPDCLYRVIPRENFERGYTLSTMQAESRGMLQDRVTGLTTTQMYAPRYYRRFPGPLRISATADGIRTRHNLLIVQTLIDRQSEIVLSAVCHDRIVDQDGRLYFAERIVVIDSEMIPNSLIYPA, encoded by the coding sequence ATGATCAGAACCGCTGAGACCGATACCGCCCTGCGCGGGCGGGTCCGCGACCTCTACGACGCCTATTACGACACGCTGGACGATGTGCGGCTGGCGGATTGGCCGGATTTCTTCCTGCCCGACTGCCTCTACCGGGTGATCCCGCGGGAAAATTTCGAGCGGGGCTATACGCTGTCGACCATGCAGGCCGAAAGCCGCGGCATGCTTCAGGACCGCGTGACCGGGCTGACCACCACCCAGATGTATGCGCCGCGCTATTACCGGCGCTTTCCGGGGCCGCTCAGGATCAGCGCCACGGCAGACGGCATCCGCACCCGCCACAATCTGCTGATCGTGCAGACGCTGATCGACAGGCAGTCGGAAATCGTGCTTTCGGCGGTCTGCCACGACCGGATCGTCGACCAGGACGGCCGGCTGTACTTCGCCGAGCGGATCGTGGTGATCGACAGCGAGATGATCCCGAACAGCCTGATTTATCCGGCGTAA
- a CDS encoding aromatic ring-hydroxylating dioxygenase subunit alpha has protein sequence MAETSACARNGRVWETGDAGKVPYWVYTDQDVYQRELQRIWYGPHWLYCALECEIPNVGDFKTTTLGERPVIVVRSAEDEISVVENRCAHRGVKFCQARQGHTKDLLCPYHQWAYDLKGNLVGVPFRRGVKRQGGMPRDFDPGNHGLNRLRVEVVNGVVWATFSDETPPFRAYLGEKFWAHYTRVYDGRKLEVLGYNRQHIPANWKLMMENIKDPYHAGLLHVFFVTFGLFRADQKSAVDIDETGRHGILISRKGEQEVNDVTADLRNFQGDLKLADPRILDVVKEFPGEDTVGMITVFPSVILQQQVNSLTSRQIVPKGPAGFDFHWTHWCYADDTPEMKLRRTRQANLFGPAGFVSADDGEIIEMSQQGFSPSDMEEALVMMGGREIAPTDYMVTETAIRSMYRYWREVMGL, from the coding sequence ATGGCTGAGACCAGCGCTTGCGCCCGGAATGGCCGTGTGTGGGAAACCGGCGATGCCGGCAAGGTGCCCTACTGGGTCTATACCGATCAGGACGTCTATCAGCGGGAACTTCAGCGCATCTGGTACGGGCCGCACTGGCTCTATTGCGCGCTGGAGTGCGAGATCCCCAATGTCGGCGACTTCAAGACCACCACGCTGGGCGAACGCCCGGTGATCGTGGTGCGGTCGGCCGAAGACGAGATCAGCGTGGTGGAGAACCGCTGTGCGCATCGCGGCGTGAAGTTCTGCCAGGCGCGCCAGGGCCACACAAAGGATCTGCTCTGCCCCTATCACCAATGGGCCTATGATCTGAAGGGCAACCTGGTGGGCGTTCCCTTCCGCCGCGGGGTGAAGCGCCAGGGCGGCATGCCGCGCGATTTCGACCCCGGCAATCACGGCCTGAACCGGCTGAGGGTCGAGGTGGTGAACGGCGTGGTCTGGGCCACCTTCTCTGACGAAACGCCGCCCTTCCGGGCGTATCTGGGCGAGAAGTTCTGGGCCCACTACACCCGGGTCTATGACGGCCGCAAGCTGGAGGTGCTGGGCTATAACCGCCAGCATATTCCGGCGAACTGGAAGCTGATGATGGAGAACATCAAGGACCCGTATCATGCGGGCCTGCTGCATGTGTTCTTCGTGACCTTCGGCCTGTTCCGCGCCGACCAGAAATCCGCGGTCGATATCGACGAGACCGGCCGCCACGGCATCCTGATCAGCCGCAAGGGTGAGCAGGAGGTGAACGACGTCACCGCGGATCTGCGCAATTTCCAGGGCGATCTGAAGCTGGCCGATCCGCGCATCCTGGATGTCGTGAAGGAATTCCCGGGCGAGGACACGGTGGGCATGATCACCGTCTTCCCCAGCGTCATCCTGCAGCAGCAGGTCAATTCCCTGACCTCGCGCCAGATCGTGCCCAAGGGCCCGGCCGGGTTCGATTTCCACTGGACCCACTGGTGCTATGCCGACGACACGCCCGAAATGAAGCTGCGCCGGACCCGCCAGGCCAATCTTTTCGGCCCGGCCGGTTTCGTCTCGGCCGATGACGGCGAGATCATCGAGATGAGCCAGCAGGGGTTCTCTCCCTCCGACATGGAAGAGGCGCTGGTGATGATGGGCGGCCGCGAGATCGCCCCCACCGACTACATGGTCACTGAAACCGCGATCCGGTCGATGTACCGCTACTGGCGGGAGGTGATGGGGCTGTGA
- a CDS encoding NAD(P)/FAD-dependent oxidoreductase produces MSGGVVIIGAGQAGGRAALTLREKGYAGPVTLIGDEPVPPYERPPLSKDMLLDPATSPTWLVPEDAWAAGDIRLITGRAAAAVDRAARRVRLDDGTVLDYDHLIFATGSRPRRLPFQVSRLAELRRLEDVEALSVRAVDARSVLVIGGGVIGLEVAATLVQKGLGVTVIEIGSRLLGRNFPAPVAAALAERHAAEGVILLTGVRIRDLSDTADGVSAVLSDGRVITADFAVAGIGVVPETGLAQAAGLVIDDGIVVDHDMRTADPAVFAIGDVAAWPGPDGRPLRCETWQNANITAERAVAAILGNPLPAPETPWFWTDQYNLNVQLAGVTGPEADGARIVSQAAGAGRLFLVLDGDRLIGAAGINAGRDMAACRRLITAGARLPAGMIAAGSFDAKAARDLLRPAAASARPAYA; encoded by the coding sequence ATGAGCGGAGGCGTGGTCATCATCGGTGCCGGCCAGGCCGGCGGCCGGGCGGCACTGACGCTCAGGGAAAAGGGCTATGCCGGGCCGGTAACCCTGATCGGCGACGAACCGGTCCCGCCTTACGAGCGCCCGCCCCTGTCCAAGGACATGCTGCTCGACCCGGCGACCAGCCCGACCTGGCTGGTGCCCGAGGACGCCTGGGCCGCCGGGGATATCCGGCTGATCACCGGCCGCGCCGCGGCCGCCGTCGACCGCGCGGCCCGCCGTGTCCGCCTCGATGACGGCACGGTGCTGGATTACGACCATCTGATCTTCGCAACCGGCAGCCGGCCACGCCGCCTGCCGTTTCAGGTCTCGCGCCTGGCGGAACTGCGCCGGCTGGAGGATGTCGAGGCGCTGTCGGTGCGCGCGGTCGATGCCCGGTCGGTTCTGGTGATCGGCGGCGGGGTGATCGGGCTCGAAGTCGCGGCGACGCTGGTGCAGAAAGGGCTGGGCGTCACCGTGATCGAAATCGGCTCACGCCTGCTGGGCCGCAACTTCCCGGCGCCGGTGGCGGCCGCCCTGGCCGAACGTCACGCAGCCGAAGGCGTCATCCTGCTCACCGGCGTGCGGATCCGCGATCTGAGCGACACGGCAGACGGCGTCAGTGCCGTGCTGTCGGACGGCCGGGTGATCACCGCCGATTTCGCCGTCGCCGGCATCGGCGTGGTGCCCGAAACCGGCCTCGCCCAGGCGGCGGGGCTGGTGATCGACGACGGCATCGTGGTCGATCACGACATGCGCACCGCCGATCCCGCCGTCTTCGCCATCGGCGACGTCGCCGCCTGGCCCGGGCCGGATGGCCGGCCGCTGCGGTGCGAAACCTGGCAGAATGCCAACATCACGGCTGAACGCGCGGTGGCGGCGATTCTGGGCAACCCCCTGCCCGCGCCCGAGACGCCGTGGTTTTGGACCGATCAGTACAATCTGAACGTCCAGCTTGCCGGCGTCACCGGGCCGGAGGCCGATGGCGCGCGGATCGTCAGCCAGGCCGCCGGCGCCGGCCGGCTGTTTCTGGTGCTGGACGGCGACCGGCTGATCGGGGCGGCAGGCATCAATGCCGGCCGCGACATGGCCGCCTGCCGGCGGCTGATCACCGCCGGGGCCCGGCTGCCGGCCGGGATGATCGCAGCCGGAAGCTTCGATGCGAAGGCGGCGCGCGACCTGCTCAGGCCGGCTGCGGCCAGCGCCCGCCCAGCCTATGCGTAA
- a CDS encoding IclR family transcriptional regulator: MEAKHEGGAKPEGSVKAGGRRGAGSETRRKGIQSVEIGIGVLDALVRLGRPSSLTDIARASGQSVSQAHRYLASFVNTGFLRQDPATALYDLHTGALRLGLAAMGRLDMFEEASRAAQELVAASGRTVLIAVWAETGPTIIRWYPGNPPVYTMLTIGSHLSLTWSATGRIFLAFLNEGFVSDLLQRELAQDRSEGPVDIDAMRARIRREMSAAVDGTTAPGLRAFAAPVFNLQGQLVLALSIIASPGFGRDGDAAAREMLIATAREVTHRLGGRWPQPA, translated from the coding sequence ATGGAGGCGAAGCACGAGGGGGGCGCGAAGCCGGAGGGGAGCGTGAAGGCGGGCGGCCGGCGCGGCGCCGGCAGCGAGACGCGGCGCAAGGGCATCCAGTCGGTGGAGATCGGCATCGGCGTGCTCGATGCCCTGGTCCGGCTGGGCCGGCCCAGCTCGCTGACCGATATCGCCCGCGCCAGCGGCCAGTCGGTCAGCCAGGCGCATCGCTATCTGGCGAGCTTCGTGAACACCGGCTTCCTGCGCCAGGACCCGGCGACGGCGCTGTATGATCTGCATACCGGTGCGCTCCGCCTCGGCCTTGCCGCCATGGGCCGGCTCGACATGTTCGAAGAGGCGAGCCGGGCCGCGCAGGAGCTGGTCGCCGCCAGCGGCCGCACCGTGCTGATCGCGGTCTGGGCCGAAACCGGCCCCACCATCATCCGCTGGTATCCCGGCAATCCGCCGGTCTACACCATGCTCACCATCGGCTCGCATCTGTCGCTGACCTGGTCGGCCACCGGCCGGATCTTTCTCGCCTTCCTGAACGAGGGCTTCGTATCGGACCTGTTGCAGCGCGAACTGGCGCAGGATCGTTCCGAAGGCCCGGTCGATATCGATGCGATGCGCGCCCGGATCCGGCGCGAGATGTCGGCCGCGGTGGACGGCACCACCGCGCCGGGGCTGCGTGCCTTTGCGGCGCCGGTGTTCAATCTTCAGGGCCAGCTGGTGCTGGCCCTGTCGATCATCGCCTCGCCCGGTTTCGGCCGCGACGGCGATGCCGCCGCCCGCGAGATGCTGATTGCCACCGCGCGCGAGGTTACGCATAGGCTGGGCGGGCGCTGGCCGCAGCCGGCCTGA
- the maiA gene encoding maleylacetoacetate isomerase, producing MKVYGYFRSSASYRLRIALNLKGLAPDQAFVHLRRAEQRAPDYLALNPEGLVPALVTDDGQVLTQSLAIIEWLDERFPLPRLLPEDADGRVRVRSIALAIACDIHPIDNLRVLAYLRDRLGLDQAARDAWYAHWVTEGLTALETRLARDPATGRFCHGDAPTLADICLVPQLANAARMGCPLDAYPTLTRITAAADTLPAFAAAAPGRQPDAE from the coding sequence TTGAAGGTCTACGGCTATTTCCGCTCCTCCGCCTCGTACCGGCTGCGCATCGCCCTCAATCTGAAGGGGCTGGCGCCGGATCAGGCCTTTGTGCATCTGCGTCGGGCCGAACAGCGGGCGCCGGACTATCTGGCGCTCAACCCGGAAGGTCTGGTGCCGGCGCTGGTCACCGATGACGGCCAGGTGCTGACCCAGTCCCTGGCCATCATCGAATGGCTGGACGAGCGCTTCCCCCTGCCCCGGCTGCTGCCCGAAGATGCCGACGGCCGCGTCCGGGTGCGCTCGATCGCCCTTGCCATCGCCTGCGACATCCACCCGATCGACAATCTGCGCGTGCTGGCCTATCTCCGCGACCGGCTGGGGCTGGATCAGGCGGCGCGCGACGCCTGGTATGCCCATTGGGTGACCGAGGGGTTGACCGCGCTGGAGACCCGCCTCGCCCGCGATCCGGCAACCGGCCGCTTCTGCCATGGCGATGCCCCGACGCTTGCCGATATCTGCCTGGTGCCGCAGCTGGCCAATGCCGCCCGCATGGGCTGCCCGCTCGACGCCTACCCGACGCTCACCCGCATCACCGCCGCCGCCGACACCCTCCCCGCCTTCGCCGCTGCGGCGCCGGGGCGGCAGCCGGATGCGGAATGA
- a CDS encoding fumarylacetoacetate hydrolase family protein, giving the protein MTTCLFDPAPTPLAEVKGTGARYPIRRIFCVGRNYEAHAREMGVVVDREAPFYFTKSALAYVPSGSTIPYPPGTGNYHYEMELVVAIGKAGFEIPAGDALSHVFGYACGLDMTRRDLQLAARAKQRPWDLGKDFEQSAVLSPIVPVAESGHPDRGLLELRVDGETRQSTDLSLLVWSVAELIAHLSRFYHLEPGDLIYTGTPEGVGPVVAGQTIEGSIAGLGGISLTIA; this is encoded by the coding sequence ATGACCACCTGCCTGTTCGACCCCGCCCCCACCCCGCTTGCCGAAGTCAAGGGCACCGGGGCGCGCTATCCCATCCGCCGGATCTTTTGCGTCGGCCGCAATTATGAAGCCCATGCCCGCGAGATGGGCGTGGTGGTCGATCGCGAGGCGCCGTTCTATTTCACCAAATCGGCCCTCGCTTACGTGCCGTCAGGATCCACCATTCCCTACCCGCCCGGCACCGGGAATTATCACTACGAGATGGAGCTGGTGGTCGCCATCGGCAAAGCCGGTTTCGAGATTCCGGCCGGGGACGCCCTCTCCCATGTCTTCGGCTATGCCTGCGGTCTGGACATGACCCGGCGCGACCTGCAGCTGGCGGCGCGCGCGAAGCAGCGGCCCTGGGATCTGGGCAAGGATTTCGAGCAGTCGGCCGTGCTGTCGCCGATCGTGCCGGTGGCCGAAAGCGGCCATCCTGACCGGGGGCTGCTGGAATTGCGGGTGGATGGCGAGACCCGCCAGTCGACCGATCTGTCGTTGCTGGTCTGGTCGGTGGCCGAGCTGATCGCCCATCTGTCGCGCTTCTATCACCTGGAGCCGGGCGACCTGATCTATACCGGCACACCGGAAGGTGTCGGCCCGGTGGTGGCGGGCCAGACGATCGAGGGGTCGATCGCCGGCCTCGGCGGCATTTCGCTGACCATCGCCTGA
- a CDS encoding LysR family transcriptional regulator encodes MNWDHLRVFLAIARRGQILAAARGLGLNHATVARRLDALEASLGQPLFERRPSGATLTEAGERLLAAAERVETEIFGIAEETRAQGAAPSGVVRVGAPDGLGTWFLAAELGRLGAMHPDLVVELVPLPRTFSLSRREADLAVCLDPPAEGRLLVTALGDYTLGVYAARSYLDRAGVPMTPEDLAGHVVVTGVEDYAYASSLDYGQALTRYGQREFRCAGVVGQMAAIRAGVGVGILHDFAVRDAPDLVPILPGLTFRRRYHLLTHPDTHHLARIAVCRDFLVRRFRETRDRFVRGG; translated from the coding sequence ATGAACTGGGACCATCTCCGCGTCTTCCTCGCCATCGCCCGGCGTGGCCAGATTCTGGCCGCGGCACGGGGGTTGGGGCTGAACCATGCGACCGTGGCCCGCAGGCTGGATGCGCTGGAAGCCTCGCTCGGCCAGCCGCTGTTCGAACGCCGGCCCTCGGGTGCCACGCTCACCGAGGCCGGCGAACGGTTGCTGGCGGCGGCGGAGCGGGTGGAAACCGAGATTTTCGGCATCGCCGAAGAGACCCGCGCCCAGGGGGCCGCGCCCTCGGGCGTGGTGCGGGTGGGGGCGCCCGACGGGCTCGGCACCTGGTTCCTGGCGGCGGAACTCGGCCGGCTGGGGGCCATGCATCCGGATCTGGTGGTGGAGCTGGTGCCGCTGCCGCGCACCTTCTCGCTGTCGCGGCGCGAGGCGGATCTGGCGGTCTGCCTGGACCCGCCGGCCGAAGGGCGGCTGCTGGTGACGGCGCTTGGCGATTACACCTTGGGGGTTTATGCCGCCCGGTCCTATCTGGACCGCGCGGGCGTGCCCATGACGCCCGAAGATCTGGCCGGCCATGTGGTGGTGACGGGGGTGGAGGATTATGCCTATGCCTCGTCGCTGGATTACGGCCAGGCATTGACGCGGTATGGACAGCGCGAGTTCCGCTGTGCCGGCGTGGTCGGGCAGATGGCGGCGATCCGCGCCGGGGTGGGCGTCGGCATCCTGCATGATTTCGCGGTGCGCGACGCGCCCGATCTGGTGCCGATCCTGCCCGGGCTGACCTTCCGCCGCCGCTATCACCTGCTGACCCATCCGGACACCCATCATCTGGCGCGGATCGCGGTCTGCCGCGATTTTCTGGTCCGGCGCTTCCGCGAAACCCGCGACCGCTTCGTGCGCGGCGGCTGA
- a CDS encoding CoA-acylating methylmalonate-semialdehyde dehydrogenase, with amino-acid sequence MVRKIGHYIGGRQVPGAAERTVASFNPATGEQSGEVALASAAEVRAAVEAAKAAAPDWAETTPLRRARILNRFLHILEERIDELAAVITAEHGKVLSDAKGEIQRGMEVVEFATAAPQLLKSEMTENVGTKVDSHALRQPLGVVAGITPFNFPAMVPMWMFPVALACGNTFILKPSERDPSAALLLAEWLTEAGLPAGVFNVVQGDKEAVDAILTDPDIEAVSFVGSTPIARYIYQTATAAGKRCQALGGAKNHMIIMPDADMDQAVDALMGAAYGSAGERCMAISVAVPVGEATADALVERLVPRIQSLKVGPGTDPEAEMGPLVTRAHRDKVENYIDQGVAEGAELVVDGRNLRLQGYEDGYFTGATLFDRVTTDMTIYKEEIFGPVLSVVRAESYEQAAGWINAHEYGNGTAIFTRDGDAAREFAHRIKVGMVGVNVPIPVPMAFHSFGGWKASLFGDHHMHGPEGVRFYTRLKTITTRWPTGIRAGAEFAMPTMK; translated from the coding sequence ATGGTCAGGAAGATCGGGCACTATATCGGCGGCCGTCAGGTGCCGGGTGCGGCTGAGCGGACGGTGGCGTCGTTCAACCCCGCGACCGGCGAGCAGAGCGGCGAAGTGGCGCTGGCCTCTGCCGCCGAAGTCCGCGCCGCGGTCGAGGCCGCGAAGGCGGCCGCCCCCGACTGGGCCGAGACCACGCCGCTGCGCCGCGCACGCATCCTGAACCGCTTCCTGCACATTCTGGAAGAGCGCATCGACGAGCTGGCCGCGGTGATCACCGCCGAGCACGGCAAGGTGCTTTCGGATGCGAAGGGCGAGATTCAGCGCGGCATGGAGGTGGTCGAATTCGCGACCGCCGCCCCCCAGCTGCTGAAGAGCGAGATGACCGAGAATGTCGGCACGAAGGTCGACAGCCATGCGCTGCGCCAGCCGCTGGGTGTCGTGGCCGGCATCACGCCGTTCAACTTCCCGGCCATGGTGCCGATGTGGATGTTCCCCGTGGCGCTGGCCTGCGGCAACACCTTCATCCTGAAGCCGTCGGAGCGCGACCCCTCGGCCGCCCTGCTGCTGGCCGAATGGCTGACCGAGGCGGGCCTGCCGGCCGGCGTGTTCAACGTCGTCCAGGGCGACAAGGAAGCGGTCGACGCCATCCTGACCGATCCGGATATCGAAGCGGTCAGCTTCGTGGGTTCCACCCCCATCGCCCGCTACATCTACCAGACCGCCACCGCAGCCGGTAAGCGCTGCCAGGCGCTGGGTGGCGCCAAGAACCATATGATCATCATGCCCGATGCCGATATGGACCAGGCGGTCGATGCCCTGATGGGTGCGGCCTATGGCTCGGCCGGCGAGCGCTGCATGGCGATTTCGGTGGCGGTGCCGGTGGGCGAGGCAACGGCCGATGCGCTGGTCGAAAGGCTGGTGCCGCGCATCCAGTCGCTGAAGGTCGGCCCCGGCACCGATCCCGAGGCCGAGATGGGCCCGCTGGTCACCCGCGCCCATCGCGACAAGGTGGAGAACTACATCGATCAGGGCGTCGCCGAAGGCGCCGAACTGGTGGTCGACGGCCGCAATCTGCGCCTGCAGGGCTATGAGGACGGCTATTTCACCGGCGCCACCCTGTTCGACCGCGTCACCACCGATATGACCATCTACAAGGAAGAGATCTTCGGACCCGTCCTGTCGGTGGTCCGCGCCGAAAGCTACGAGCAGGCGGCCGGCTGGATCAACGCCCATGAATACGGCAACGGCACCGCGATCTTCACCCGCGACGGCGATGCGGCGCGTGAATTCGCCCACCGGATCAAGGTCGGCATGGTCGGCGTGAACGTGCCGATCCCGGTGCCGATGGCGTTCCATTCCTTCGGCGGCTGGAAGGCCTCGCTGTTCGGCGACCACCACATGCATGGCCCCGAAGGCGTGCGCTTCTACACCCGCCTTAAGACCATCACCACCCGCTGGCCGACGGGCATCCGCGCCGGCGCCGAATTCGCCATGCCGACCATGAAGTAA
- a CDS encoding M20 aminoacylase family protein has translation MQIIRDLADLNETHTAWRRDLHAHPEIGFEEHRTAAFVAARLAEAGFEVTTGIAGTGVVGRISTGEGGSIGLRADMDALPMDEAPGPEERPWASRHPGLFHGCGHDGHTICLLAAARHLARSRSFQGSLTVIFQPAEEGLGGGARMVEEGLFERFPCDAVFGFHNMPLLPFGTASVRPGPAMASFDEFKVVMTGQGGHAGMPHTTRDPALALAEATCSLQGLVSREVNANSAAVLSVTQIHVGTTHNVVADQGWLGGTVRALDEEARAIVEAGLGRTVAGVAAARGVTAAVDYRRGYPVLVNDPAETARAAAVLADLYGANFRPDFPPLMAAEDFAFMLQKRPGAYLLFGQGGEGGCMVHNPNYDFDDRLIPMVATTLVRLVESRLPRSA, from the coding sequence ATGCAGATCATCCGCGACCTGGCCGACCTGAACGAGACGCATACCGCATGGCGGCGCGATCTGCACGCACATCCCGAAATCGGCTTCGAGGAACATCGCACGGCGGCCTTCGTGGCTGCGCGTCTGGCCGAGGCGGGGTTCGAGGTGACCACCGGCATTGCCGGCACCGGCGTGGTCGGCCGGATCAGCACCGGCGAGGGCGGGTCGATCGGGCTGCGGGCCGATATGGACGCCCTGCCGATGGACGAGGCGCCGGGACCCGAGGAACGGCCCTGGGCGTCGCGTCATCCCGGGCTGTTCCATGGCTGCGGCCATGACGGCCACACCATCTGCCTGTTGGCGGCGGCCCGGCATCTGGCCCGGAGCCGCAGCTTTCAGGGCAGCTTGACCGTGATTTTCCAGCCGGCCGAAGAGGGGCTGGGCGGCGGTGCCAGGATGGTGGAAGAGGGGCTGTTCGAGCGGTTTCCCTGCGACGCGGTGTTCGGCTTCCACAACATGCCGCTGCTGCCGTTCGGCACCGCCAGCGTCCGGCCGGGGCCGGCCATGGCGTCGTTCGATGAATTCAAGGTGGTGATGACCGGGCAAGGCGGCCATGCCGGCATGCCGCATACCACCCGTGATCCCGCCCTGGCGCTTGCCGAGGCGACCTGCAGCCTTCAGGGCCTGGTGTCACGCGAAGTGAACGCGAACAGTGCCGCCGTGCTGTCGGTGACCCAGATCCATGTCGGCACCACCCATAACGTGGTCGCCGATCAGGGCTGGCTGGGCGGCACGGTGCGGGCGCTGGATGAAGAGGCCCGCGCGATCGTCGAGGCCGGGCTTGGCCGCACGGTTGCCGGTGTGGCGGCGGCGCGCGGGGTGACTGCGGCGGTCGACTATCGCCGCGGCTATCCGGTGCTGGTCAATGATCCGGCCGAAACCGCGCGGGCGGCCGCGGTTCTGGCCGATCTCTACGGTGCGAATTTCCGCCCCGATTTCCCGCCGCTCATGGCGGCCGAGGATTTTGCCTTCATGCTGCAGAAGCGCCCCGGCGCCTATCTGCTCTTCGGGCAGGGCGGGGAGGGGGGCTGCATGGTCCACAACCCTAATTACGATTTTGATGACAGACTGATTCCAATGGTTGCAACAACTCTGGTGCGCCTGGTCGAAAGCCGGCTGCCCCGGTCTGCCTGA
- a CDS encoding MarR family winged helix-turn-helix transcriptional regulator, with protein MASGRNGEREERVVLRGEELESFRQMNLGRLLDEVHMGFDRRALHYLRESGYPMLNAAHTHVLRTMRFEGSTITDMAARAGISKQAMSKLVAAFEEQGFVALAPDPADARSRIVTVTEDGRRLLSLGIQALKRAEADIARVIGAARLDQLIELLAAAREVGSPDGEAPASAYRRRRS; from the coding sequence ATGGCGAGCGGACGGAATGGCGAGCGTGAAGAGCGCGTGGTGCTGCGCGGCGAAGAGCTGGAAAGCTTCCGGCAGATGAATCTGGGCCGGCTGCTCGACGAGGTGCATATGGGCTTCGACCGCCGCGCGCTGCACTATCTGCGTGAGAGCGGCTATCCGATGCTGAACGCCGCCCATACCCATGTGCTGCGCACCATGCGCTTCGAGGGATCGACCATCACCGACATGGCGGCCCGCGCCGGCATTTCCAAACAGGCGATGAGCAAGCTGGTCGCGGCTTTCGAGGAACAGGGCTTCGTCGCCCTCGCCCCCGATCCGGCCGATGCCCGCAGCCGCATCGTCACCGTCACCGAAGACGGCCGCCGGCTGCTGTCGCTGGGCATTCAGGCCCTGAAGCGGGCAGAGGCCGATATCGCCCGGGTGATCGGCGCCGCGCGCCTCGACCAGTTGATCGAGCTGCTCGCCGCTGCCCGCGAGGTCGGCTCTCCCGACGGCGAAGCCCCGGCTTCGGCATACAGGCGCCGGCGGAGCTGA
- a CDS encoding zinc-binding dehydrogenase, with product MKAVYFDAHGSLDALTYGEIADPVVPAGWVKVKVGACALNYLDVFSRRGMPGIKVELPGITGGDCAGTVAETGDGVTGWAPGDRVLINPAFVDDRNGHFEMMGETRRGAMAEYCICRADQLIPVPDHVSDEAAAALPVAYGTAYRMLFTRGGLKAGETVLILGASGGVGTACLLLAKMAGAHVVAAAGSPDKCRRLAELGADETIDYSAEAIDAYTRKRTGSLFRGGGWDVVVNFTGGDSWVPSLRAVKRGGRLLTCGATAGFDPKTDIRFIFMAEMSILGSTGFTKEDIAACLDLVAAGRLDPVIDKVLPLSEGREGVRLLEDREVFGKVIVKPGLDA from the coding sequence ATGAAAGCCGTGTATTTCGATGCCCATGGATCGCTGGACGCCCTCACCTATGGCGAGATCGCCGATCCCGTGGTGCCCGCAGGCTGGGTCAAGGTGAAGGTGGGCGCCTGCGCGCTCAACTATCTGGATGTTTTCTCCCGCCGCGGGATGCCGGGGATCAAGGTGGAGCTGCCCGGCATCACCGGCGGCGACTGCGCCGGCACGGTGGCCGAGACCGGCGACGGCGTCACCGGCTGGGCGCCGGGCGACCGGGTGCTGATCAACCCGGCCTTCGTCGACGATCGCAACGGCCATTTCGAGATGATGGGCGAAACCCGGCGCGGGGCCATGGCCGAATACTGCATCTGCCGCGCGGATCAGCTGATCCCTGTGCCGGATCACGTCTCCGACGAGGCCGCCGCCGCCCTGCCGGTCGCCTATGGTACGGCCTATCGCATGCTGTTCACCCGCGGCGGGCTGAAGGCGGGGGAAACCGTGCTGATCCTCGGCGCCTCGGGCGGTGTCGGCACCGCCTGCCTGCTGCTGGCGAAGATGGCCGGCGCCCATGTCGTCGCGGCCGCGGGCTCGCCCGACAAATGCCGGCGGCTGGCGGAGCTTGGCGCCGACGAGACCATCGACTATTCGGCCGAGGCGATCGACGCCTATACCCGCAAGCGCACCGGCTCTCTGTTCCGGGGCGGTGGCTGGGATGTCGTGGTCAACTTCACCGGCGGCGACAGCTGGGTGCCGTCGCTGCGCGCGGTGAAGCGCGGCGGCCGGCTGCTGACCTGCGGCGCCACGGCCGGCTTCGACCCCAAAACCGACATCCGCTTCATCTTCATGGCCGAGATGTCGATCCTGGGCTCGACCGGTTTCACCAAGGAAGACATCGCCGCCTGTCTGGATCTGGTGGCCGCGGGCCGTCTCGATCCGGTGATCGACAAGGTCCTGCCGCTGTCGGAAGGCCGCGAGGGCGTGCGTCTGCTGGAAGACCGCGAGGTCTTCGGCAAGGTGATCGTCAAGCCGGGGCTGGATGCATGA